A portion of the Thunnus albacares chromosome 5, fThuAlb1.1, whole genome shotgun sequence genome contains these proteins:
- the angptl7 gene encoding angiopoietin-related protein 7 produces the protein MANVNLSVVALGITLLLLAETWAQNPKKRLAPPKPPKGQCCDEVRSLKVQVANLTSLLEELSRKQETDLMNVVRQIMELDTQNRQHEARVTEAESKYSEINNRVEIMQLQTLQSATQTTSDAIYDCASLYSKNYKISGEYKLPKDEFLGTPELNVFCDMETNGGGWTVIQRRKVGLTSFNRDWKQYKNGFGSIRGDFWIGNDHIFRLTRQPSTLRIEMEDWEGETRYAEYGFFTVGNELNSYKLFLANYSGNAGDSLRYHNNTNFSTNNKDNDKCVDDCASLRKGGYWYNCCTDSNLNGVFYRYGKHTKNSDGITWYGWHGSNYSLKKVEMKVRPVGFAP, from the exons ATGGCAAACGTAAATTTGAGCGTAGTGGCTTTGGGGATCACACTGCTCCTGTTAGCAGAGACGTGGGCCCAGAATCCCAAGAAGAGACTGGCACCTCCAAAGCCTCCCAAGGGTCAGTGCTGCGATGAGGTGCGCTCTCTCAAGGTTCAGGTGGCAAATCTGACCAGTCTCCTCGAGGAGCTGAGTCGCAAGCAGGAGACAGACTTGATGAACGTTGTGAGGCAAATCATGGAGCTGGACACGCAGAACCGTCAGCATGAAGCCCGGGTCACGGAGGCAGAGAGCAAGTACTCAGAGATTAACAACCGTGTGGAGATCATGCAGCTTCAAACCCTGCAATCTGCTACTCAGACTACATCAG atgCCATATATGACTGTGCATCACTCTACAGCAAGAACTACAAGATCTCTGGAGAGTACAAACTGCCAAAAGATGAGTTCCTGGGCACACCCGAGCTGAAT GTGTTCTGTGACATGGAGACAAACGGAGGTGGCTGGACTGTGATCCAAAGGCGCAAGGTCGGCCTTACGTCATTCAACCGAGACTGGAAGCAGTACAAAAATGGATTTGGATCCATTCGCGGAGACTTCTGGATAGGCAATGACCACATCTTCCGTCTAACAAGGCAGCCCAGTACGCTCAGGATTGAGATGGAG GACTGGGAAGGAGAGACACGCTATGCTGAGTATGGCTTTTTCACTGTGGGTAATGAGCTCAACAGCTACAAGCTCTTCCTTGCAAACTACAGTGGGAATGCTGGAGACTCCCTGCGCTACCACAACAACACCAACTTCAGCACCAACAACAAGGACAATGACAAATGTGTGGATGACTGTGCTTCTTTGCGCAAAG GTGGTTACTGGTACAACTGCTGCACTGACTCAAATTTGAATGGCGTTTTTTACCGCTACGGTAAGCACACGAAGAACTCAGATGGGATCACTTGGTATGGCTGGCATGGGTCCAACTACTCCCTCAAGAAAGTGGAGATGAAGGTGCGGCCAGTGGGTTTTGCACCATAA